One Aegilops tauschii subsp. strangulata cultivar AL8/78 chromosome 7, Aet v6.0, whole genome shotgun sequence genomic window carries:
- the LOC109744105 gene encoding carbonic anhydrase, chloroplastic, which yields MDPAVERLKTGFEKFKTEVYDQKPDLFEPLKAHQSPKYMVFACADSRVCPSVTLGLEPGEAFTVRNIAAMVPCYCKNKHTGVGSAIEYAVCALKVEFIVVIGHSRCGGIKALLNLKDGADDTFHFVEDWVRIGYPARKKVKDECSEMPFEEQCGVLEKEAVNVSLQNLSTYPFVKEAVANGTLKLVGGHYDFVSGKFDTWAL from the exons ATGGACCCCGCCGTTGAGCGCCTCAAGACCGGCTTCGAGAAGTTCAAGACCGAGGTCTACGA CCAGAAGCCGGATCTGTTCGagcccctcaaggcccaccagtCACCCAAG TACATGGTGTTCGCGTGCGCCGACTCGCGTGTGTGCCCCTCGGTGACCTTGGGCCTGGAGCCCGGCGAGGCCTTCACCGTCCGCAACATCGCCGCCATGGTCCCATGCTACTGCAAGAACAAGCACACAGGTGTCGGGTCGGCCATCGAGTATGCCGTCTGCGCCCTGAAGGTCGAGTTCATCGTGGTGATCGGACACAGCCGCTGCGGTGGGATCAAGGCCCTCCTCAACCTCAAGGACGGCGCCGATGACACCTT CCACTTCGTGGAGGACTGGGTCAGGATCGGGTACCCGGCCAGGAAGAAGGTGAAGGATGAGTGCTCCGAGATGCCTTTTGAGGAGCAGTGCGGTGTCCTGGAAAAG GAGGCCGTCAACGTGTCCCTCCAGAATCTGAGCACCTACCCGTTCGTCAAGGAGGCTGTGGCCAACGGAACCCTCAAGCTGGTCGGCGGCCACTACGACTTTGTCTCCGGCAAGTTCGACACATGGGCGCTGTAA
- the LOC120968197 gene encoding uncharacterized protein, which produces MTAAGFLVGFLLSLLALTEVEAAALLWFVLRLRRWRGSGGLGRLLSVSSLTPTCGSASRWPRGAALQGRIGLGLCFRYGAAAAVGLRCSGNGRSSGPVQVCPVLHLC; this is translated from the exons ATGACTGCTGCGGGGTTCCTGGTGGGCTTCCTCCTCAGCCTGCTCGCGCTCACGGAGGTCGAGGCGGCCGCGCTGCTCTGGTTCGTGCTCCGCCTCCGCCGCTGGCGCGGCTCCGGTGGACTCGGACGGCTCCTCTCCGTCTCCTCCCTCACCCCCACGTGTGGTTCCGCTTCCCGCTGGCCACGAGGTGCAGCCTTGCAGGGGCGCATCGGGCTGGGCCTCTGTTTCCG ATATGGTGCAGCAGCTGCTGTGGGGTTGAGGTGTTCTGGCAACGGTAGGAGCTCCGGGCCCGTCCAG GTCTGTCCAGTGCTCCATCTATGCTGA